From Oscillatoria sp. FACHB-1407, a single genomic window includes:
- a CDS encoding lysozyme inhibitor LprI family protein produces the protein MSKFNPWKIAFFLIVAAGCIPSGQVSGGVSPTPEPASPASIAPASPSESTSPSASNSPTKTEGTGGDIVAQAADCTNPQTQLEINECAAKSAEVADEKLNEVYQQLKATLSPNQEKLLTDAQLAWIEFRDKNCEFARGRFEGGSIAPTVYSSCIERVTQQRTEELQGYAQDQL, from the coding sequence ATGAGCAAGTTTAATCCCTGGAAAATTGCATTTTTCCTAATTGTTGCCGCAGGTTGCATCCCCTCAGGTCAGGTTTCAGGAGGAGTCTCTCCTACGCCTGAACCTGCCTCGCCTGCATCGATCGCCCCTGCTTCTCCCTCTGAGTCAACATCTCCCAGTGCATCCAACTCCCCGACTAAAACAGAGGGTACGGGTGGGGATATCGTGGCTCAAGCCGCAGATTGCACTAACCCGCAAACCCAGTTAGAGATTAACGAATGTGCGGCTAAGTCTGCTGAAGTAGCCGATGAGAAGTTAAACGAAGTCTATCAACAACTCAAAGCCACCCTATCCCCCAATCAAGAAAAACTGCTGACCGATGCCCAACTCGCCTGGATTGAGTTTCGGGATAAGAACTGTGAGTTTGCCAGAGGTAGATTTGAGGGGGGGTCGATCGCCCCTACAGTCTATAGCAGTTGCATTGAGCGTGTGACTCAACAGCGTACTGAAGAACTCCAGGGCTATGCCCAAGACCAGCTTTGA
- a CDS encoding DUF4340 domain-containing protein, whose amino-acid sequence MKLKPTTIALVVTAAILGGAVYLSQMNSAPSRDSDNAETQDLFAVEEQQITSLTLKTQLRSLSFAKDDSGTWQMKEPDAVPANPASIAYLLNLLAVSEGNQGFTAPADQREDFGFHQPMAEIEFKLDNQESHRLIIGGYNFDRSRLYAQIDPPTEPAESLNVVLVPTDFDAAVNRAFPEWKAIPANEASPNSEPSPSPN is encoded by the coding sequence ATGAAATTAAAACCGACGACGATCGCCCTGGTGGTAACGGCTGCCATTCTCGGTGGTGCGGTCTATCTGTCTCAGATGAATAGTGCCCCCTCACGGGACAGTGACAATGCTGAAACTCAAGATTTGTTTGCTGTTGAGGAACAGCAGATCACCTCATTGACGTTGAAAACGCAGTTGCGATCGCTCTCGTTTGCCAAAGATGACAGCGGCACCTGGCAGATGAAGGAACCGGATGCAGTTCCCGCGAACCCCGCTTCGATCGCCTATCTGCTGAACCTGCTTGCCGTGAGTGAGGGAAATCAAGGCTTTACTGCACCTGCTGACCAACGAGAGGATTTTGGCTTCCATCAACCGATGGCAGAAATCGAGTTCAAACTCGACAACCAGGAAAGCCATCGCCTCATCATCGGGGGCTATAACTTCGATCGCAGTCGCTTGTATGCTCAGATCGACCCTCCAACTGAACCTGCCGAATCCCTTAATGTTGTGCTGGTGCCCACTGACTTTGATGCGGCGGTTAATCGTGCTTTCCCTGAATGGAAAGCCATTCCTGCAAATGAAGCATCACCTAACAGCGAACCATCGCCATCCCCTAACTGA
- a CDS encoding GldG family protein: MRMSVLQRKYLKYLVWVGPMLIIIGLTAGVVANSWGAVPLGLMLVGIAILVVWLISEGSSVQGFFGRRSTQASTNALVATLAVLVILGLLNFLAVRYSARIDLTENQIFTLAPQSQEVLQRLEEPVKAWVFDPAENPQDRQLLENYRRQNDQFSYEYVNPNAQPGLAQEFGVGAPGEVYLEQGDRRRLLQVVNDQERLSERRLTNGIAQITGDRQAKVYFLQGHGERPLEAPQGGITEASTRLQEESYVTEPLNLAEQGDVPEDASAVVVAGPERALLEEEVAALEEYLNEGRGGLVLLIDPSVDPELTALLEDWGVTLIDRVIVDPARQATGPEALVALITQYGDHPITRNLGNGISFYPIARPIDLQPVEGVESVPLLATGDRVQAQSIDENGQLAFNPETDPEGQLLIGAALSRPVETDAPDASPSPEASPSPGASPSPSPSPAASPDEIPGEARLVVIGNSSFITDGLFNQQLNADVFLNSVSWVSQQENNQVLAVRPKEMTNRRILLQPQRQILLALLSLVFLPLLGFGMGIAVWWARR, from the coding sequence ATGAGAATGTCGGTTTTGCAACGGAAATATCTGAAATATCTGGTCTGGGTGGGTCCAATGCTAATCATCATTGGGCTGACGGCTGGAGTCGTGGCAAACAGTTGGGGTGCTGTGCCATTGGGGTTGATGCTGGTAGGCATTGCGATCCTTGTGGTATGGCTGATCTCAGAAGGGAGTTCGGTGCAGGGCTTCTTTGGGCGGCGATCGACCCAGGCAAGCACCAATGCGCTGGTTGCAACTCTGGCGGTTCTGGTTATTCTGGGGCTGCTCAACTTTTTAGCTGTGCGTTACTCTGCTCGCATCGACCTGACAGAAAACCAGATCTTCACGCTGGCACCCCAATCCCAGGAAGTGTTGCAGCGACTTGAGGAGCCTGTGAAAGCCTGGGTGTTTGATCCGGCAGAAAATCCCCAAGACCGACAATTGCTGGAGAACTATCGTCGGCAAAACGACCAGTTCAGCTATGAATATGTCAACCCCAATGCTCAACCGGGGTTAGCGCAAGAGTTTGGAGTCGGTGCTCCCGGTGAGGTGTATTTAGAACAGGGCGATCGCCGTCGTTTGTTGCAGGTGGTTAACGATCAAGAGCGGTTGTCTGAGCGGCGATTGACGAATGGTATTGCTCAGATTACGGGCGATCGCCAAGCCAAAGTTTACTTTTTGCAGGGACATGGAGAGCGACCTCTGGAAGCACCCCAGGGAGGCATCACAGAAGCCAGTACTCGCTTGCAGGAAGAGAGCTATGTCACTGAACCGCTGAATCTGGCGGAGCAGGGTGACGTGCCAGAGGATGCCAGTGCTGTTGTGGTGGCAGGTCCAGAGCGAGCACTCCTGGAGGAAGAAGTGGCTGCGCTGGAGGAGTATCTCAATGAAGGACGCGGCGGTCTGGTGTTGCTGATTGACCCTAGCGTTGACCCTGAACTGACGGCGTTACTGGAGGATTGGGGCGTTACCCTGATTGACCGAGTGATCGTTGACCCAGCACGCCAAGCAACAGGTCCCGAAGCATTGGTGGCATTGATCACTCAATATGGAGATCATCCCATCACTCGAAATTTAGGGAATGGCATTTCCTTTTACCCGATCGCCCGTCCGATTGATCTGCAACCCGTTGAGGGGGTTGAGTCAGTGCCCTTGCTGGCAACAGGCGATCGCGTTCAGGCACAAAGCATTGATGAGAATGGACAGTTAGCGTTTAACCCTGAGACAGATCCGGAAGGGCAATTGCTGATCGGCGCAGCCCTGTCTCGTCCGGTTGAAACCGATGCCCCTGATGCGTCACCCAGCCCGGAGGCATCCCCCAGCCCAGGTGCTTCCCCTTCCCCAAGCCCTTCTCCCGCAGCTTCCCCGGATGAAATTCCTGGTGAAGCGCGACTGGTGGTGATTGGTAACTCCAGCTTCATCACCGATGGGTTGTTTAATCAACAACTCAACGCCGACGTTTTCTTGAACTCGGTGAGTTGGGTGAGCCAGCAAGAAAACAATCAAGTCTTGGCGGTGCGCCCTAAAGAAATGACGAACCGTCGCATTCTCCTGCAACCCCAACGGCAGATTTTGCTCGCGCTGTTGTCGCTGGTGTTCTTACCTTTGCTAGGCTTTGGCATGGGTATTGCTGTCTGGTGGGCACGCCGTTAG
- the infC gene encoding translation initiation factor IF-3, which translates to MPPITKQNRDLPTINERIRFPKIRVIDTDGGQLGILTPREALRLAEEKELDLVLVSDKADPPVCRIMDYGKFKFEQEKKAREARKKQHTSDVKEVKMRYKIEEHDYRVCINRAEKFLKDGDKVKATIMFRGREIQHSDLAESLLQRMATDLQELAEVQQAPKREGRNMMMLLSPKK; encoded by the coding sequence ATGCCGCCAATTACTAAACAGAATCGCGATTTACCAACTATTAACGAACGAATTCGGTTTCCAAAAATCAGAGTTATTGATACAGACGGTGGTCAGCTTGGCATTTTGACACCGCGTGAAGCTTTGAGACTGGCTGAAGAGAAAGAGCTTGATCTAGTGCTGGTAAGCGATAAGGCAGACCCACCCGTCTGCCGCATCATGGATTATGGCAAGTTCAAGTTTGAGCAGGAAAAGAAAGCCCGTGAAGCCCGCAAAAAGCAGCACACCTCCGACGTTAAGGAAGTGAAGATGCGCTACAAAATCGAAGAGCACGATTATCGTGTTTGCATCAACCGGGCAGAAAAGTTTCTTAAAGATGGCGATAAAGTCAAAGCAACCATCATGTTTCGGGGTCGGGAGATTCAACACAGCGACCTGGCAGAAAGCTTGCTTCAACGCATGGCTACCGACCTGCAAGAACTCGCTGAGGTGCAACAGGCTCCAAAACGTGAAGGACGCAATATGATGATGTTGCTGTCGCCTAAAAAGTGA
- a CDS encoding two-partner secretion domain-containing protein yields MAHSWHGGVLVGGVMLGVGTIALYSPTALAQIVPDETLGAERSTINRGVTVRGRLGDRIDGGATRGVNLFHSFQEFNVNEGQRVYFSNPAGIENILGRVTGSDVSDIMGTLGVDGGANLFLLNPNGILFGPNARLDIGGSFVASTGDRFTFPDGSDFSATNPQAPPLLTMRVPIGLQYGTGNITNQGQLTTGQDLTLSGDRLNLQGQLQAGRHLTLQARDTVQIRDSVTTPFVAQAGGELLVQGDRTVDIFALNHPSSGFFSGSDMTLRSANPVGGDAHYWSGGDFRIQRLGGARGDLISPFDPIILATGDVVLGDVLNTASLHILAGGSVTLGNVEVTSVGDDANTINPRNPNPFLAALATNGIPTSVNGGEVDGANRFFVDIRAGVDWSQIPGFPGNTVIGAPVPPAAGATTADIRVNAINFTGSNLGGIVYLTNQYRPNALAAPGGIVIGAIDTGGADGGGSVTVDARSGIALNGLVITSAFNLGSSGNVNFRAVGDITFNPGSRIDSSSINSLSTVSPSTIRIESTNGSVLLNNAQITASNTGTEFAGDVFIDARNRIDIVNGSRVEAEGNFGRIFIGSSSDEVENDPTAPTTVVINNSNLQTTNQPITATTGSFNAGNISVRANGLISVANGSQIDAATLREGNAGNIVFNAGTGDVRFEGIGTPGAGQFQTAAFSTVESGAVGDAGTIGIVAGSLSLTNGAQLQTLIREGGQGDAGNIAAVLTGSFTMNNGQIFSQVRAGTGNSGDIAIQASSVDLRNDSLLQAANLSTGLAGDITIASQGRVSIINSTIEATSTNNLAQATSTDDFSEIRLTALEDSVFLSGATVTTTNNSTGTDTTTDADDGIAGDIFIDARDRIVIQNQSTVASRGRTGRVLIGSVLPSATVDILNNPEDTTDQFGVIADGFAGQVSITALDRLQVFNSRITSRSDNDAVTGDFGKIDLTALTGFVLLDGRTLLSSTNFGEGLAGDIRINARDAIVIQGRSEVLSQGQLGQILVGSDPSNGPLPQQILIRGNSLLSTDNGFINDSTERAGNIVVYGLDRVNIINSRITSRSRNETDNFSFIQVLSPRGSVFLNSAELSTTNANVGVAGDISISARNIVSLVNQSELTSEGNFGRILIGRAAEYTTLLPNRIRVSNTRLSTSNQIDDSSIAENNQVFGQAGTIFLSARRNIAIANPIPRPDIPPSRFSILSETVGDEPAGNIFLSVLNGSVDIEGGFISSRTGLGVSGDGGSITVFGRSLNMSGGAQLSTSTSGSGDAGSVLLNVRDTINLDDVAIFSSVEDGASGDGGVIFAGNLTFSNQGTVAAIEPARSFNAVNGAQLITSTNGSGDAGSVLISARDVTFSGTDADGLPSAVFSGVDVQGTGRGGDVFVLGSTTLDANENIRTFQAVDSLRIQDGALITVSSFGQGDIGGVATTSERLSSAGNVTIAARRLQLQNNGRIIARTGIGNGGNIRSVTPDSLLLMSGGSRISSTAGTSGQPGNGGNIIIRTGEGFAIAGALGNNDISSDAFFGAGGRVIVDAQGIIGFVNRSRADIERLLGADAFNEVDPTSRLQTNDITAISQSDAALDGIVDINATDFDTRTITNLPANLADATQLIARNCPSEGEQELGEFVVTGRGGLPANPNEILGSDDVLTDWVNPTGEAEDAADQSDPQSNLHTPIVEAQQWMMNSTGQVVLVATTPNQSPNLNPALCNARAANPRADAQAVSYGATPAPETNAREISVTQH; encoded by the coding sequence ATGGCGCATAGCTGGCATGGTGGAGTGTTGGTTGGTGGTGTGATGTTGGGAGTTGGCACGATCGCCCTTTACAGCCCAACCGCTCTGGCTCAGATTGTTCCTGACGAGACGTTGGGGGCGGAGCGATCGACCATCAATCGGGGTGTCACGGTACGGGGCAGATTAGGCGATCGTATCGACGGGGGAGCCACCCGTGGAGTTAACCTGTTTCACAGTTTTCAAGAATTTAACGTCAACGAGGGACAGCGAGTTTATTTCAGCAATCCTGCTGGCATTGAGAATATTTTGGGTCGCGTCACAGGCAGCGATGTGTCAGACATCATGGGCACCCTGGGCGTAGATGGAGGGGCAAACCTGTTTCTGTTGAACCCCAATGGCATTTTGTTTGGACCCAATGCTCGCCTTGATATTGGGGGTTCCTTTGTTGCCAGTACGGGCGATCGCTTCACCTTCCCCGATGGCAGTGACTTCAGTGCTACCAATCCCCAGGCACCGCCACTCCTGACGATGCGAGTGCCGATCGGCTTGCAATACGGGACAGGCAACATTACGAATCAGGGACAACTCACCACCGGGCAAGATCTCACCCTCTCTGGCGATCGCTTGAATTTGCAGGGGCAATTGCAAGCTGGACGCCACTTGACCTTGCAGGCACGAGACACTGTGCAGATTCGCGATAGTGTCACCACCCCGTTTGTTGCTCAGGCAGGAGGGGAGTTGCTGGTACAGGGCGATCGCACCGTAGATATCTTTGCCCTCAACCATCCCAGCAGTGGCTTTTTCTCAGGTAGCGATATGACGTTGCGCTCCGCGAATCCGGTGGGGGGTGACGCGCACTATTGGAGTGGTGGTGACTTTCGGATTCAGCGGTTGGGTGGCGCACGGGGCGATCTGATCAGCCCCTTTGACCCAATTATTTTGGCCACTGGAGATGTGGTGTTGGGAGATGTGCTCAACACTGCCTCGCTGCACATCCTGGCGGGGGGTAGCGTCACTCTGGGGAATGTCGAGGTCACCAGCGTTGGTGATGATGCCAACACAATTAACCCCAGAAACCCCAATCCTTTTCTGGCGGCTCTGGCGACCAATGGCATTCCAACATCTGTGAATGGGGGAGAAGTAGATGGAGCTAATCGATTTTTTGTCGATATCCGAGCGGGAGTCGATTGGTCACAAATTCCTGGCTTTCCGGGCAACACGGTGATTGGCGCACCTGTTCCTCCAGCAGCAGGGGCAACGACGGCAGATATTCGGGTGAATGCGATTAACTTTACGGGTAGCAACCTGGGTGGCATTGTTTACCTGACGAACCAATATCGACCGAATGCGTTGGCGGCTCCCGGTGGCATTGTGATTGGGGCGATCGACACAGGTGGTGCAGATGGCGGTGGCTCTGTCACGGTTGATGCTCGCAGTGGCATTGCCCTCAACGGACTGGTCATCACATCCGCGTTTAATCTAGGCTCCAGTGGCAATGTCAACTTTCGGGCAGTAGGAGACATCACCTTTAATCCAGGGAGTCGCATTGACAGCAGCAGTATCAACAGCCTCTCGACTGTCTCCCCCAGCACGATTCGGATTGAGTCTACAAATGGCTCTGTGTTGTTAAACAATGCTCAAATCACAGCATCGAATACGGGGACTGAATTTGCAGGAGATGTTTTTATCGATGCTCGCAATCGCATTGACATTGTCAATGGTAGTCGCGTTGAAGCGGAAGGTAATTTCGGGCGAATTTTTATTGGCAGTAGCTCTGACGAGGTGGAGAACGACCCAACGGCTCCAACCACTGTTGTTATTAATAACAGCAACTTGCAAACGACAAACCAACCAATCACCGCGACAACCGGAAGTTTTAATGCTGGCAATATTAGTGTCAGAGCGAATGGGCTGATTTCTGTTGCTAATGGGTCACAAATCGATGCAGCCACTCTGCGTGAGGGCAATGCTGGCAATATTGTATTCAACGCTGGCACAGGCGATGTCCGGTTTGAAGGGATTGGTACACCGGGGGCAGGTCAATTTCAAACAGCCGCTTTTAGTACGGTTGAGTCAGGGGCAGTTGGCGATGCAGGCACCATTGGGATTGTGGCTGGTTCTCTCTCGTTGACGAATGGGGCGCAGTTGCAAACGCTGATTCGTGAAGGAGGGCAGGGTGATGCCGGAAATATCGCCGCTGTGTTGACAGGTTCTTTCACCATGAACAATGGGCAAATTTTTAGCCAGGTTCGGGCAGGGACAGGCAATAGCGGAGATATCGCCATTCAGGCAAGTTCTGTTGATTTGAGGAATGACTCGCTGTTGCAGGCGGCAAACCTCAGCACCGGACTGGCGGGAGACATTACCATCGCCTCTCAAGGACGAGTCTCTATCATCAACAGCACCATCGAAGCGACCAGCACCAACAATCTTGCACAAGCAACCAGTACAGACGACTTTAGCGAAATTCGCCTCACTGCCTTAGAAGATTCGGTGTTCTTGAGTGGAGCCACCGTGACCACGACAAACAACAGCACAGGCACCGATACGACCACCGATGCAGACGACGGCATCGCAGGGGATATTTTCATCGACGCTCGCGATCGCATCGTGATTCAGAATCAGAGCACAGTGGCAAGTCGAGGCAGGACAGGGCGCGTCCTGATCGGCAGCGTTTTGCCATCTGCTACGGTAGACATTCTCAACAATCCAGAGGACACCACCGATCAATTTGGTGTGATTGCCGATGGCTTTGCAGGGCAGGTCAGCATCACTGCCCTCGATCGCCTGCAAGTCTTTAATAGCCGCATTACCAGTCGCAGTGACAATGATGCTGTTACGGGTGATTTCGGCAAAATCGATCTCACTGCACTGACGGGGTTTGTGCTCCTGGACGGTAGAACGCTGTTAAGCAGCACCAATTTTGGCGAAGGACTGGCGGGAGATATTCGCATCAACGCTCGTGATGCGATCGTGATTCAGGGGCGGAGCGAAGTTTTGAGTCAGGGACAGCTTGGACAGATCTTGGTCGGCTCTGACCCCAGTAATGGCCCTCTACCACAGCAAATTCTCATTCGCGGTAATTCACTGCTGAGCACGGATAACGGGTTTATCAATGACAGCACTGAACGGGCTGGAAATATCGTTGTATACGGTCTTGATCGCGTTAACATCATCAACAGCCGCATCACCAGTCGCAGCCGCAATGAAACGGATAACTTTAGTTTCATTCAAGTGCTGTCGCCGAGGGGGTCTGTTTTCCTCAACTCGGCAGAGTTAAGCACGACCAATGCGAATGTCGGTGTCGCCGGAGATATCAGTATCTCAGCTCGCAATATTGTGTCTCTGGTGAATCAGAGTGAACTCACCAGTGAGGGCAACTTTGGGCGCATTCTGATCGGCAGAGCAGCAGAATATACAACGCTACTGCCCAACCGAATTCGAGTGAGCAACACGCGCCTCAGCACCAGCAACCAGATTGACGACAGCAGCATTGCAGAAAATAACCAGGTGTTTGGGCAGGCTGGCACTATCTTTTTATCCGCCAGACGGAATATTGCGATCGCCAACCCCATTCCCAGACCCGACATTCCACCGTCTCGCTTTAGCATCCTCAGTGAAACCGTTGGAGACGAGCCTGCGGGTAACATCTTCCTTTCTGTGCTCAATGGCTCTGTGGATATCGAGGGTGGATTTATTAGTAGCCGCACGGGGCTTGGAGTGAGTGGGGATGGAGGCAGCATCACGGTTTTTGGGCGATCGCTCAACATGAGTGGAGGGGCTCAACTCAGCACCAGCACCTCTGGCTCTGGTGATGCTGGGAGCGTGCTGTTAAACGTTCGCGATACGATCAACCTGGATGATGTGGCAATCTTTAGCAGTGTTGAAGATGGAGCCAGTGGCGATGGGGGTGTGATCTTTGCAGGCAATCTCACCTTCTCAAATCAGGGTACTGTAGCGGCGATCGAACCAGCGCGATCGTTTAATGCAGTCAACGGAGCGCAATTAATTACCAGCACCAATGGCAGCGGAGATGCTGGTAGCGTCTTGATTTCTGCTAGAGATGTGACCTTTTCGGGAACTGATGCCGATGGGCTTCCCAGTGCGGTGTTTAGTGGGGTCGATGTTCAGGGTACTGGACGCGGTGGCGACGTGTTTGTCTTGGGCAGTACCACGTTGGATGCCAATGAAAATATTCGCACCTTCCAAGCCGTTGATTCACTGCGTATCCAGGATGGTGCATTAATCACCGTCAGTAGCTTTGGGCAGGGCGATATCGGTGGAGTCGCTACGACCAGTGAGCGACTAAGCTCTGCCGGGAACGTCACGATCGCCGCTCGGCGGTTGCAGTTGCAGAACAATGGACGCATTATCGCCAGAACAGGAATTGGCAACGGGGGTAACATTCGCTCTGTGACCCCAGATAGCCTCCTGTTAATGAGTGGAGGAAGCCGCATCTCCTCCACTGCTGGCACCTCTGGACAACCTGGCAATGGGGGCAACATCATCATTCGGACTGGTGAGGGATTTGCGATCGCCGGAGCTTTGGGCAACAACGACATCTCCTCCGATGCCTTCTTCGGTGCTGGGGGACGGGTGATTGTCGATGCCCAGGGCATCATTGGCTTTGTCAATCGCAGTCGAGCCGATATCGAGCGGTTGTTGGGAGCAGATGCCTTTAATGAAGTTGACCCTACCAGTCGCTTGCAAACCAATGACATCACCGCTATCTCACAGTCGGATGCGGCTCTGGATGGAATCGTAGATATCAACGCGACTGACTTTGACACCCGTACCATTACTAATCTGCCTGCTAACCTGGCAGACGCAACTCAACTGATCGCCCGCAATTGCCCAAGCGAAGGCGAGCAGGAGTTGGGTGAATTTGTCGTGACGGGTCGGGGCGGCTTACCAGCGAACCCCAATGAGATTTTGGGCAGCGATGATGTTTTGACGGATTGGGTCAACCCCACCGGAGAGGCAGAGGATGCAGCCGATCAGAGTGATCCTCAATCTAACCTGCACACGCCCATTGTGGAGGCACAACAGTGGATGATGAACTCAACTGGACAAGTCGTTTTAGTTGCCACAACCCCCAATCAGTCGCCAAACTTAAATCCAGCACTGTGTAATGCTCGTGCAGCGAATCCCCGTGCTGATGCTCA
- the wecB gene encoding non-hydrolyzing UDP-N-acetylglucosamine 2-epimerase produces the protein MQTPLPICIILGTRPEAIKLAPVIRQFKQNPAFETHVVLTGQHREMVQQVMDLFELTADQDLAIMQHKQTLTDITCRSLQGLEALFQQIQPRLVIVQGDTTTAFAAAIAAFYHRIPVGHVEAGLRTDDLFNPYPEEANRRLISQITQLNFAPTQLAFENLERSGVVGKIYQTGNTVIDALLTVAAQHPPCTIPNLDWSQYRVLLATVHRRENWGEPLQDIAQGFLKVLDKFPDTALLLPLHRNPTVREPLQALLGSHPRAFLIEPLDYAELVGAMQRCYLLLTDSGGLQEEAPSLGKPVLVLRETTERPEAIAAGTAKLIGTQPDRILNEAGELLSNPVAYNTMATAVNPFGDGHASERIVAIVREYFEGR, from the coding sequence ATGCAAACCCCACTCCCCATCTGCATCATTCTCGGAACGCGCCCCGAGGCGATTAAACTGGCTCCCGTAATTCGGCAGTTTAAGCAAAATCCTGCCTTTGAAACCCACGTTGTTTTAACGGGACAACATCGGGAGATGGTGCAGCAGGTGATGGATCTGTTTGAGTTAACGGCTGATCAGGATCTGGCGATCATGCAGCACAAGCAGACCCTCACCGATATTACCTGTCGCAGTTTGCAGGGACTAGAGGCGTTGTTTCAACAGATCCAACCCCGGTTAGTAATTGTGCAGGGAGATACGACCACCGCCTTTGCCGCGGCGATCGCCGCCTTTTATCACCGCATTCCAGTGGGGCATGTCGAAGCAGGATTACGCACTGACGACCTGTTTAACCCCTACCCCGAAGAGGCAAACCGTCGCCTGATCTCGCAAATCACGCAACTTAACTTTGCGCCAACTCAGTTAGCGTTTGAGAATCTGGAGCGATCGGGCGTGGTGGGCAAAATTTACCAGACGGGCAACACGGTGATCGATGCTCTGCTGACTGTTGCAGCACAGCACCCCCCTTGCACCATTCCCAATCTGGACTGGAGCCAATATCGCGTATTGTTGGCAACTGTGCATCGGCGCGAAAACTGGGGTGAGCCGTTACAGGACATTGCTCAGGGATTTCTCAAGGTGTTGGATAAGTTCCCCGATACGGCTCTGTTATTGCCATTGCACCGCAACCCCACCGTACGGGAACCGTTGCAAGCGTTGTTGGGCAGTCATCCCAGAGCGTTTCTCATCGAGCCGCTCGACTATGCTGAGTTGGTCGGCGCGATGCAGCGTTGTTATCTGCTACTGACGGACTCTGGCGGATTGCAAGAAGAAGCCCCCAGCCTGGGCAAACCTGTGTTGGTGTTGCGCGAAACGACAGAACGACCTGAGGCGATCGCCGCAGGCACCGCCAAACTCATCGGCACCCAACCCGATCGCATTCTGAATGAGGCAGGTGAATTGTTAAGTAACCCTGTCGCTTACAACACCATGGCAACGGCTGTGAATCCCTTTGGCGATGGTCATGCGTCAGAGCGAATCGTGGCGATCGTTAGGGAGTATTTTGAAGGCAGATAG
- a CDS encoding ComF family protein: MQRWTQSLKPLLGMFLQSVCPACQRSTPLELCLDCERQVKRCQLSEPGAGWHAPLPVFAWGEYGGALKRAIATLKYDNQPQLAQPMGRWLAHAWLASPLSQTAVTVVPIPMHAAKRHKRGFDQAELLAETFCGVTGLPLRRQGLERVRATDAQFGLSAAARQQNLAGAFQLGQEFRRYASKTPVLLLDDIYTTGATVNAAAQTLRRHQIRVYGVVAIAKPAFAGSRE, translated from the coding sequence ATGCAACGTTGGACTCAATCTTTGAAGCCTCTACTTGGCATGTTTTTGCAATCGGTTTGTCCGGCGTGCCAGCGATCGACCCCTTTGGAATTGTGTCTCGATTGTGAGCGACAGGTAAAACGTTGCCAGCTATCTGAACCGGGAGCAGGTTGGCACGCTCCATTACCTGTGTTTGCCTGGGGGGAGTATGGAGGGGCATTGAAGCGAGCGATCGCCACCTTGAAATACGACAACCAACCCCAACTGGCACAACCCATGGGACGGTGGTTAGCCCATGCCTGGTTAGCCTCGCCCCTGAGTCAGACGGCTGTTACAGTGGTTCCTATCCCGATGCACGCGGCAAAGCGACATAAGCGGGGGTTTGATCAGGCAGAGTTGTTAGCCGAAACCTTTTGTGGAGTGACGGGATTGCCTCTGCGACGACAGGGATTAGAGCGGGTACGAGCAACGGATGCTCAGTTTGGCTTATCAGCGGCGGCTCGCCAGCAAAATTTGGCGGGTGCTTTTCAGTTGGGTCAGGAGTTTCGGCGTTACGCTTCTAAAACTCCCGTATTGTTGCTCGATGATATCTACACTACGGGAGCTACGGTTAATGCGGCTGCACAGACGTTGAGACGACATCAGATTCGCGTTTATGGAGTGGTGGCGATCGCGAAACCTGCCTTTGCAGGGAGTCGGGAGTGA